A DNA window from Pseudodesulfovibrio thermohalotolerans contains the following coding sequences:
- a CDS encoding precorrin-2 dehydrogenase/sirohydrochlorin ferrochelatase family protein, with protein MRYYPIFVNLENKGCLVVGAGEVGKRKIQSLVDSGAGSVTIIDTRGADPEMTPILALPNVDFHCREFVDDDLDGKFLVIACTSSEEVNWRISNLCRDRGILCNIVDQPEKCSFIVPATVKRGDLTVAISTAGRSPAMAKRIRKELQENFGDEYANLLTAMGRIRPLMLGLGLTTADNTAVFRSLVNSALLDAMKNRDLDAAAQILKESLPDPLHDNIPELLDGLV; from the coding sequence ATGCGATATTACCCCATCTTCGTGAACCTGGAAAACAAGGGATGCCTGGTCGTGGGCGCGGGCGAAGTCGGCAAGCGCAAAATCCAGTCCCTGGTCGACTCCGGGGCAGGCAGCGTGACCATCATCGACACCCGCGGCGCAGACCCGGAAATGACGCCTATTCTGGCCCTGCCCAACGTCGACTTCCATTGCCGCGAGTTTGTCGATGACGATCTGGACGGCAAATTCCTGGTCATCGCCTGCACCTCCTCCGAAGAGGTCAACTGGCGCATCAGCAATCTATGCCGTGATCGGGGCATTCTTTGCAATATCGTGGATCAGCCCGAAAAATGCAGTTTCATCGTGCCTGCCACGGTCAAGCGCGGCGATTTGACCGTGGCCATCTCCACGGCGGGCCGCAGCCCTGCCATGGCCAAGCGCATTCGCAAGGAACTGCAGGAAAATTTCGGCGACGAGTATGCCAATTTGCTGACCGCCATGGGGCGCATCAGACCCCTCATGCTCGGTTTGGGATTGACCACGGCGGACAACACGGCGGTCTTTCGGTCCCTGGTGAACTCAGCTCTGCTCGACGCCATGAAGAACCGCGATCTTGACGCGGCCGCGCAAATTCTTAAAGAATCTTTACCCGACCCGCTGCACGACAACATCCCGGAGTTGCTTGATGGGCTTGTTTGA
- a CDS encoding cytochrome C assembly family protein has protein sequence MGLFDSLHIVIIALYALGTVLFLTSVFTENDRLKRIAIWLAVLGFSFNTVDLALTLSRDPSALSGGTFYFNIIGWCALALYFFLWWRLRLEYLAITALPFALLLFVASLALGGIKVVMPPHLTALFFGLHIGALVLTLGALIMAFGAGAAFIYYNRKLKTKEGLARMGQNIPSLDKFDTVNRWAVLIGFPLYTLGLFSTFFWYLIAPFKPFAWDIMKIGSLAVWFLYAFLFHQRLVLDWRGRKPAILAIWVFAGMCISLIHHTITFRAVP, from the coding sequence ATGGGCTTGTTTGATTCGCTCCATATCGTGATTATTGCGCTCTACGCGCTCGGCACAGTGCTTTTCCTGACATCCGTGTTCACGGAAAACGACCGGCTCAAGCGCATCGCCATTTGGCTCGCCGTTCTCGGTTTCTCCTTCAATACCGTGGACCTGGCCCTCACCCTGAGCCGTGATCCCTCCGCACTGAGCGGGGGCACTTTCTATTTCAACATCATTGGCTGGTGCGCTCTGGCCCTGTATTTCTTTTTGTGGTGGAGGTTGCGTCTTGAATACCTCGCCATCACCGCCCTGCCCTTCGCTCTGCTGCTGTTCGTCGCGTCCCTGGCTCTGGGCGGCATCAAGGTGGTCATGCCTCCGCATTTGACCGCCCTTTTCTTTGGTCTGCACATCGGCGCGTTGGTCCTGACCCTGGGGGCTCTCATCATGGCCTTCGGCGCGGGAGCCGCCTTCATCTATTACAATCGCAAGCTCAAAACCAAGGAGGGGCTGGCGCGCATGGGGCAGAACATTCCGTCCCTCGACAAGTTCGATACCGTCAACCGCTGGGCCGTGCTGATAGGCTTCCCGCTTTACACCTTGGGACTTTTCTCCACGTTCTTCTGGTACCTGATCGCGCCGTTCAAGCCGTTCGCGTGGGACATCATGAAGATCGGCTCGCTGGCTGTCTGGTTCCTCTACGCCTTCCTTTTCCATCAACGGCTGGTGCTTGACTGGCGCGGACGCAAACCCGCCATCCTGGCAATCTGGGTCTTTGCCGGAATGTGCATTTCCCTCATTCATCACACCATCACCTTCAGGGCCGTGCCATGA
- the hemA gene encoding glutamyl-tRNA reductase: MNKQIILIGLNHRTAGVEVREKFALTDVDNFEQGLMANCPVQECLALSTCNRVEIVAVVKNVPSDQAMNAVIQYWATACNGSPELLIEDIYQYSDLDAVKHIFSVASSLDSMVMGEPQILGQLKDAYRSAVEKGTAKTIINRLLHKSFSVAKRIRTETAIASSAVSISYAAVELARKIFGDLRPTKAMLVGAGEMAELAAMHLLRNGVQDIIIANRTLSRARELADSLGGEPIQIENMPDRLHEVDIVISSTGSPVSVIRARDVKAVLRKRKNKPMFFIDIAVPRDIDPDVNTLDNVYLYDIDDLTEVVDENMAHRQEEATKARAVVDLETVTFGKWLNSLNIQPTIVDLVGKAEDVAMRELHKTMKKIGPVDERTRNSLERLVLSIAHKSLHEPICFLKRRTQEEGSADRFIDLARRMFNLDDETVPPDAHLDRKAATCSPEEIEKYVEVSKKEQ, translated from the coding sequence ATGAACAAGCAGATAATTCTCATTGGCCTCAATCACCGTACCGCGGGCGTGGAAGTGCGCGAAAAATTCGCCCTGACCGACGTGGACAACTTCGAACAGGGCCTTATGGCCAACTGTCCCGTGCAGGAGTGTCTCGCGCTCTCCACCTGCAACCGCGTGGAAATCGTGGCGGTGGTCAAAAACGTCCCGTCGGATCAGGCCATGAATGCCGTGATCCAGTATTGGGCCACGGCGTGCAACGGCTCCCCTGAACTCCTGATTGAAGATATTTATCAGTATTCGGATTTGGACGCGGTAAAGCACATTTTCTCAGTGGCCTCCTCGCTCGACTCCATGGTCATGGGAGAGCCTCAGATTCTTGGACAGCTCAAAGACGCCTACCGATCCGCCGTGGAAAAGGGAACAGCCAAAACCATCATCAACCGGCTGCTGCACAAGTCCTTCTCCGTGGCCAAACGCATCCGCACCGAGACAGCCATCGCCTCCAGCGCGGTTTCCATCAGCTATGCTGCCGTTGAACTGGCACGTAAGATATTCGGCGATCTCAGGCCCACCAAGGCCATGCTCGTGGGCGCGGGCGAAATGGCCGAACTTGCCGCCATGCACCTTCTCAGGAACGGTGTTCAGGACATCATTATCGCCAACCGCACCCTTTCGCGAGCCAGGGAGCTTGCGGACAGCCTGGGCGGGGAACCCATCCAGATCGAAAACATGCCTGACCGGCTGCATGAGGTGGACATCGTCATATCCTCCACCGGGTCTCCGGTGTCAGTGATCCGGGCCAGGGACGTCAAGGCAGTGTTGCGCAAGCGTAAAAACAAGCCGATGTTCTTCATCGATATCGCAGTGCCCCGCGACATCGACCCGGACGTCAATACTTTGGACAACGTCTATCTTTACGATATCGACGATCTCACCGAGGTGGTCGACGAGAACATGGCTCATCGCCAGGAAGAGGCCACCAAGGCTCGCGCTGTTGTGGACCTTGAAACAGTAACATTCGGCAAGTGGCTCAACTCGTTGAATATCCAACCCACCATCGTGGACTTGGTGGGCAAGGCCGAAGATGTGGCTATGCGGGAATTGCACAAAACCATGAAAAAGATTGGTCCGGTGGACGAAAGGACCCGAAACTCTCTGGAGCGGCTTGTTTTGTCCATCGCCCACAAGTCCCTGCACGAGCCCATCTGTTTTCTCAAGCGGCGCACCCAGGAAGAGGGATCGGCCGACCGATTCATCGATCTGGCCCGACGTATGTTCAATCTGGACGACGAGACCGTGCCGCCTGACGCACATTTGGACCGCAAGGCGGCGACTTGTTCGCCCGAAGAGATCGAAAAGTACGTTGAAGTGTCGAAAAAGGAACAATAA
- the tilS gene encoding tRNA lysidine(34) synthetase TilS, with translation MTSTPADIPSSLQDLLPKWAHFCLYVGRFVEEELGVDLEGRRVLVGFSGGVDSTALLMVLHYLSKRANFTVGAVHLDHCLRPESADDADFARSLCETLGIECVVESREVARMAETRGIGCEEAGREARYRLYADLLRSGDYDYVALGHQLDDLSEDVLMRLIRGTGWPGLSGMTGYDPKRALIRPLLLIPKSTLAAFVTQLGIRWREDHSNTDSSMTRNRVRNEILPLIERENPNFWQSVARLWRIGRVEQDFWSNLENEACEILDNARLEGLHKAQRLHLYKACLDRLGSGQALADTLFKLDEAWQEHRNNAVFQFPGDKTATVTVSGVVFTTKD, from the coding sequence ATGACCAGTACGCCTGCCGATATCCCCTCGTCCCTGCAGGACCTTTTGCCCAAGTGGGCGCATTTCTGTCTCTATGTGGGGCGGTTTGTCGAAGAGGAACTTGGGGTCGATCTTGAGGGGCGCCGTGTTCTGGTCGGTTTTTCCGGCGGGGTGGATTCCACTGCCCTGCTCATGGTCCTGCATTATCTTTCCAAGCGGGCGAATTTTACCGTGGGCGCGGTGCATCTCGATCACTGCCTTCGTCCAGAGTCTGCGGACGACGCTGACTTCGCCCGCTCCCTGTGCGAAACACTCGGCATCGAATGCGTCGTCGAATCGCGCGAAGTGGCCCGGATGGCCGAAACTCGCGGCATCGGATGTGAAGAGGCGGGACGCGAAGCGCGCTATCGCCTTTACGCCGACCTTCTCCGGTCCGGCGACTACGATTACGTGGCCTTGGGCCATCAGTTGGACGATTTGAGCGAAGACGTGCTTATGCGTCTGATTCGAGGCACAGGCTGGCCCGGGCTGTCCGGTATGACCGGGTATGATCCGAAACGCGCCTTAATTCGCCCCTTGCTGCTCATCCCCAAATCCACGCTTGCGGCCTTCGTTACCCAATTGGGCATCCGATGGCGCGAAGACCATTCCAACACCGATTCGTCCATGACCCGTAATCGGGTGCGCAACGAGATTCTTCCGCTCATCGAACGGGAAAATCCCAACTTTTGGCAATCCGTGGCCCGGTTGTGGCGAATTGGCCGGGTTGAGCAGGATTTCTGGTCCAACCTTGAAAACGAGGCTTGTGAAATCCTGGATAATGCCCGTCTTGAAGGCTTGCACAAAGCCCAACGGCTTCACCTGTACAAAGCGTGCCTGGACCGTCTCGGCTCGGGGCAGGCTTTAGCGGATACGTTGTTCAAGCTTGACGAGGCGTGGCAGGAACATCGGAATAATGCCGTCTTTCAATTCCCTGGCGACAAGACTGCGACCGTAACCGTTTCAGGTGTGGTTTTCACCACCAAGGATTGA